The following are from one region of the Paenalkalicoccus suaedae genome:
- the gatB gene encoding Asp-tRNA(Asn)/Glu-tRNA(Gln) amidotransferase subunit GatB: MSYETVIGLEVHVELKTKSKIFCGCSTEFGAPPNTHTCPICLGHPGVLPVLNKQALEFAIKASLALNCEVADMTKFDRKNYFYPDNPKAYQISQFDRPVGENGYIDIEVGGEKKRIGITRLHLEEDAGKLTHADGEGYSLVDYNRVGTPLVEIVSEPDIRTPEEAYAYLEKLKAIIQYTEVSDCKMEEGSLRCDANISIRPKGQKEFGTKTELKNLNSFQHVQKGLEHEEKRQEEVLTGGGTIGQETRRWDDSAKKTILMRVKEGSDDYRYFPDPDLMNIYIEQDWKDRLQAEIPELPDARKKRYVSHYKLPEYDAAVLTAQKAMSDYFERAIEADGPAKQVSNWLMGEVSAYLNQEGKEITEIPMTPEALVGMIKLIEKGTISSKIAKKVFKELVENGGDAEQIVKDKGLVQISDEGAIRDMVNEALDGSPQSIEDYKNGKDKAIGFFVGQVMKASKGKANPQVVNQLLMEEIQKR, from the coding sequence ATGAGCTATGAAACGGTCATCGGACTTGAAGTCCACGTCGAATTAAAAACGAAGTCAAAAATCTTTTGTGGCTGTTCCACAGAGTTTGGTGCACCACCAAATACACATACATGTCCTATTTGTTTAGGGCATCCTGGTGTCCTGCCGGTATTAAATAAGCAGGCGCTAGAATTTGCGATTAAGGCGTCTTTAGCGCTTAACTGTGAAGTAGCGGACATGACAAAGTTTGATCGTAAAAACTATTTTTATCCGGACAACCCAAAGGCGTATCAAATTTCTCAATTTGACCGTCCGGTAGGGGAGAATGGCTATATTGATATTGAGGTTGGTGGCGAGAAGAAGCGCATTGGTATTACACGTCTTCACCTAGAGGAAGATGCTGGTAAGCTGACTCACGCAGATGGAGAAGGCTATTCTCTTGTCGACTACAACCGCGTAGGTACGCCACTCGTTGAGATCGTATCAGAGCCAGACATCCGTACACCTGAAGAGGCGTATGCGTATTTAGAAAAGCTAAAGGCCATCATCCAGTATACAGAGGTATCTGACTGTAAGATGGAGGAAGGTTCGTTACGCTGTGATGCCAACATTTCGATTCGTCCAAAGGGACAGAAGGAATTTGGTACGAAGACGGAGCTTAAAAACTTAAACTCGTTCCAGCACGTGCAAAAGGGTCTTGAGCACGAAGAGAAGCGCCAAGAAGAAGTGCTGACTGGTGGCGGAACAATCGGTCAAGAAACACGTCGTTGGGATGATAGCGCGAAGAAGACGATTTTAATGCGTGTGAAGGAAGGCTCTGACGACTATCGTTACTTCCCAGATCCAGACTTAATGAACATTTACATTGAGCAGGATTGGAAGGATCGTTTACAAGCAGAGATTCCAGAGCTTCCTGATGCTCGTAAGAAGCGCTATGTGAGTCACTATAAGCTTCCTGAGTACGACGCAGCCGTATTGACTGCGCAAAAAGCGATGAGCGATTACTTCGAGCGCGCGATTGAAGCGGACGGCCCAGCGAAGCAGGTTTCTAACTGGCTTATGGGTGAAGTGAGTGCGTACTTGAATCAAGAGGGCAAGGAAATCACGGAGATTCCGATGACTCCTGAAGCGCTTGTTGGCATGATCAAGCTGATTGAGAAGGGGACGATCTCTTCTAAGATTGCGAAAAAAGTGTTTAAAGAGCTTGTTGAAAACGGCGGAGACGCGGAGCAAATCGTGAAGGATAAAGGTCTCGTGCAAATTAGCGACGAGGGTGCAATTCGCGATATGGTAAACGAGGCGCTTGACGGAAGCCCTCAGTCGATTGAAGATTACAAGAACGGGAAGGACAAGGCAATTGGGTTCTTCGTTGGTCAGGTGATGAAGGCGTCGAAGGGGAAGGCGAATCCGCAGGTTGTGAATCAGCTGTTGATGGAAGAGATTCAGAAGAGGTAA
- a CDS encoding DUF4129 domain-containing protein, producing MRKLWIILLITWSVILVITQPLFGAIVGIIFLAISMIRPIYLTIPIFSLGGLLFLAIPTLLLGVVAGPLAWLTVSCVLLISYIITVPTSYIRSVLPAFLLSVGTAALFGVLTLSTLSFIPFLSPLIGSLGETMSEPLLDDMVGFLSTELEVIEEEAEPVEELAEPTPAPVGQSLTREIAPYAIIVLVLVIGATLWLQLKYLKKRSLDAYRDPSAEAIIIEEAPLERVVSPRKKKAQTRHMRKGRKLEQLLAKHGYERPEAMPPSYWVKELPEHLDDVKRVYHTLDKVRYSNTPLTSEEQKALDDAYKNALNKLKQSS from the coding sequence ATGCGTAAACTATGGATCATCCTACTAATCACGTGGTCTGTTATCCTTGTCATCACACAGCCTCTTTTTGGAGCCATTGTCGGCATCATCTTTTTAGCGATTTCCATGATCCGCCCTATTTATTTAACTATCCCGATCTTCTCGTTAGGTGGCCTGCTCTTTTTAGCCATCCCAACGCTACTTCTCGGGGTTGTAGCAGGACCACTCGCCTGGCTTACAGTATCGTGCGTCCTTCTCATTAGCTATATCATCACCGTCCCAACAAGCTATATCCGCTCTGTCCTCCCTGCTTTCCTTTTAAGCGTTGGGACAGCAGCACTATTCGGCGTCCTAACACTCAGCACGCTCTCTTTCATCCCCTTCCTATCTCCACTAATCGGTAGTCTGGGAGAAACCATGTCAGAGCCTCTGCTAGATGATATGGTTGGCTTCTTATCGACTGAGCTCGAAGTTATCGAAGAAGAAGCGGAACCTGTAGAAGAGTTAGCTGAGCCAACGCCCGCTCCAGTAGGGCAATCACTCACACGAGAAATAGCCCCTTACGCTATTATTGTGCTTGTCTTAGTTATTGGCGCTACGCTATGGCTTCAGCTGAAATATTTAAAGAAGCGCTCCTTAGATGCGTACAGAGACCCTTCCGCCGAGGCGATTATTATTGAAGAAGCACCTTTAGAGAGGGTCGTTTCGCCACGTAAGAAAAAAGCCCAGACTCGACATATGAGAAAGGGAAGAAAATTGGAACAGCTACTCGCAAAGCACGGCTACGAGCGCCCTGAAGCGATGCCCCCATCCTACTGGGTCAAGGAGCTACCCGAGCATTTAGACGACGTCAAACGCGTTTATCACACATTAGACAAAGTCCGCTATAGCAACACCCCACTAACGAGCGAGGAACAAAAAGCCTTAGATGATGCCTATAAAAACGCTCTTAATAAACTTAAACAGAGTAGCTAA
- the gatC gene encoding Asp-tRNA(Asn)/Glu-tRNA(Gln) amidotransferase subunit GatC, with translation MERITKEQVKYVADLARLEFKEEEIGKFGEQLDKIIMAVEQLNEVSTENVEPTSHVIDVRNVLREDEVKPSLTNEEVLKNAPDDQDGQIKVPSVLE, from the coding sequence ATGGAGCGGATTACGAAGGAGCAAGTGAAGTATGTGGCGGATCTTGCGCGTTTAGAGTTTAAGGAAGAGGAGATTGGGAAGTTTGGGGAGCAGCTAGATAAAATTATCATGGCTGTGGAGCAATTGAATGAGGTCTCAACAGAGAATGTGGAGCCGACTTCGCACGTGATTGATGTGCGTAATGTGCTGCGCGAGGATGAAGTGAAGCCTTCGCTTACGAATGAGGAAGTTTTAAAGAATGCACCGGATGATCAGGACGGTCAAATTAAAGTGCCGTCTGTATTAGAATAG
- a CDS encoding AAA family ATPase, which yields MQHEQYLHGIQQEIGKRLVGRNDTIELLWISILAKGHVLLDDLPGTGKSELAKLLATVLGAEFGRVQGTSDVTPSDVTGFYYYNQQTTTFDFRKGPIFNSVLLFDEINRASPRAQAGLLEAMAERQVTIDGHTMPLPETFFVLATQNPVDQNQGTFALPHAQLDRFLMKLSLEELSEDHKRDILRQSRQPEEPVKAVLTLAELQKLQEEVTRVSVSEEIDTYLLAILASLKEQEETAHDVGPRAALALLRAAQARAAVHGRSYVLPEDVFLLAEHVLAHRIQLQGRLTSNQKDVVERAKNSVPITIN from the coding sequence ATGCAGCACGAGCAGTATTTACACGGCATTCAACAGGAAATTGGGAAGCGACTTGTCGGTCGAAACGACACAATTGAACTCTTATGGATCAGCATATTAGCAAAAGGCCATGTCCTTTTAGACGATCTACCAGGGACAGGTAAATCCGAGCTCGCTAAATTATTAGCTACCGTCCTCGGCGCAGAATTTGGACGCGTCCAAGGCACCTCTGACGTCACACCATCAGACGTCACCGGCTTTTATTATTACAATCAGCAAACAACAACGTTCGACTTTAGAAAAGGACCAATCTTTAACTCTGTCCTGCTATTTGACGAGATCAATCGCGCCTCTCCAAGAGCTCAGGCCGGACTACTCGAGGCTATGGCCGAGCGCCAGGTTACCATCGATGGACACACCATGCCTTTGCCTGAGACCTTCTTTGTCCTAGCAACACAAAATCCCGTTGACCAAAACCAAGGCACCTTCGCCTTACCTCACGCTCAATTAGACCGCTTTTTGATGAAACTCTCGTTGGAGGAGCTTTCAGAAGACCATAAACGCGACATTTTACGTCAAAGCAGACAACCCGAGGAGCCAGTTAAAGCCGTTCTCACACTAGCTGAACTTCAAAAGCTACAGGAAGAAGTGACCCGCGTTTCGGTCAGTGAAGAAATCGATACATACTTACTCGCTATTTTAGCAAGCTTGAAGGAGCAAGAAGAGACAGCTCACGACGTTGGACCACGAGCCGCACTAGCTCTACTTCGAGCTGCTCAGGCACGTGCCGCTGTGCACGGCAGAAGCTATGTACTCCCTGAAGACGTCTTTCTCCTAGCAGAGCACGTGCTGGCTCACCGCATTCAGCTCCAAGGGCGACTCACGTCAAACCAAAAGGACGTGGTGGAGCGTGCAAAAAACAGCGTCCCAATTACCATCAACTAG
- the putP gene encoding sodium/proline symporter PutP yields the protein METATLITFIVYLVGMLAIGLVAYKMTSNLSDYVLGGRRLGGSVAALSAGASDMSSWLLLGLPGAMYAGGMSEIWLAVGLAVGAYLNWQFIASRLRMYTEIAGDSITLPDFFENRFNDTSKVLRIVSALVILVFFAFYTSSGLVGGAILFESSFGLSYTSALWIGAAVIISYTFLGGFLAVSWTDFAQGILMFLALIIVPVVAIMEMGGWNDTVQRVGEIDPAYLDVFAGTSAIGIISLLAWGLGYFGQPHIVARFMAVKSKAEIPKARLVGMSWMVFALFGAIFTGFVGIAYFAGAPLENSETVFIDFTQILFNPVVSGFLLAAILAAIMSTIDSQLLVSSSALTEDFYKALFRKNASQKELVLVGRLGVVAIALFAIFLAYNPESSVLELVGYAWAGFGAAFGPVVILALFWKRMTKWGALAGMIVGGATVMLWGFLPETFALAALYELVPGFIFAWIAVYVVSLASGAPEKTVTDTFDKFKESL from the coding sequence TTGGAAACTGCAACGTTAATTACGTTTATCGTTTACCTTGTAGGGATGCTAGCAATCGGACTCGTCGCCTACAAGATGACAAGTAACTTATCCGATTATGTATTAGGTGGCCGCCGCCTTGGCGGAAGTGTAGCAGCATTAAGTGCTGGTGCATCAGACATGAGTAGTTGGCTATTACTAGGTTTACCAGGTGCGATGTACGCAGGTGGTATGTCGGAAATTTGGTTAGCTGTAGGTCTTGCTGTTGGTGCCTATTTAAACTGGCAGTTTATTGCATCCCGCCTTCGTATGTATACGGAGATTGCTGGGGATTCCATTACGTTACCGGACTTTTTCGAAAATCGATTCAATGATACATCAAAGGTATTACGAATTGTATCTGCACTTGTTATTTTAGTATTCTTTGCTTTCTACACGTCTTCAGGACTTGTAGGTGGCGCCATTTTATTTGAAAGTTCATTCGGACTTTCGTACACATCAGCACTATGGATCGGTGCGGCTGTTATTATCTCGTACACGTTCCTTGGAGGATTCCTTGCTGTATCATGGACGGACTTTGCGCAAGGTATTCTCATGTTCTTAGCATTAATTATTGTCCCTGTAGTTGCGATTATGGAAATGGGTGGCTGGAACGATACGGTGCAACGTGTTGGAGAAATTGATCCAGCGTACCTTGACGTATTTGCTGGTACATCTGCAATCGGAATTATTTCTCTATTAGCATGGGGACTAGGTTACTTCGGTCAGCCACACATCGTGGCACGTTTTATGGCTGTTAAGTCGAAGGCTGAAATTCCAAAGGCACGCCTAGTTGGTATGTCTTGGATGGTATTTGCCCTGTTTGGTGCGATCTTCACAGGTTTTGTCGGTATCGCTTATTTCGCTGGTGCGCCGCTAGAAAACTCAGAGACTGTCTTTATTGATTTCACACAGATTCTCTTTAATCCAGTTGTATCTGGTTTCTTACTAGCAGCTATTTTAGCAGCGATTATGAGTACGATTGATTCTCAGTTACTCGTATCATCTAGTGCATTAACAGAGGACTTCTACAAGGCGTTATTCCGTAAGAATGCGTCACAAAAAGAGCTTGTATTAGTTGGTCGTCTTGGCGTTGTTGCGATTGCGTTATTCGCGATTTTCCTCGCATATAATCCTGAATCCTCGGTATTAGAGCTTGTAGGATATGCGTGGGCTGGCTTTGGTGCTGCGTTTGGACCAGTCGTGATTCTTGCGCTGTTCTGGAAACGCATGACGAAGTGGGGCGCTTTAGCTGGTATGATCGTTGGTGGAGCGACAGTTATGCTATGGGGCTTCCTACCAGAAACGTTTGCTCTAGCTGCACTATATGAGCTAGTACCAGGCTTCATCTTTGCTTGGATCGCAGTATATGTTGTATCACTTGCTTCTGGTGCGCCAGAAAAGACAGTGACAGATACGTTTGATAAGTTTAAAGAAAGCCTATAA
- a CDS encoding DUF58 domain-containing protein: MQKTASQLPSTSYSLDQSQPELLVTPIGKAFGIIGAIMLLLGILMLDFYVTLASLIILFYMVVSKIFLYYAIKHTSFFAQSTEVDMLRGESAVLSFRLRNASYFSFHIREIDVLLSTGKESVALSKLKHDVTMHARKQANWKLPITGLERGHTYIVGQEIKVESIGGLYASKPTIHLSPAIPVYIFPRHSPLVVSQNTSKAAAEVRAYDPFEEKVMTKDYENGDAIKDIFWKELAAKNRLVVRKPPPTEAPIATLVLSLHNETSPSGWSNIAEDLIEETASIAHTWTQAGKVFEVYINDDAGRYRYVHIPPNAGNRHFTEIMRALAHLRFGSRLYSVRLLLEELPHDRAITVIGHVPTSVTKGGKRYA; this comes from the coding sequence GTGCAAAAAACAGCGTCCCAATTACCATCAACTAGTTATTCACTCGATCAGTCGCAGCCTGAGCTCCTAGTAACACCGATTGGCAAAGCCTTTGGTATTATTGGTGCCATTATGCTCTTACTAGGTATTCTCATGCTCGATTTTTATGTGACGCTAGCAAGCCTTATAATCCTTTTTTATATGGTCGTGTCCAAAATTTTCCTATATTACGCAATTAAGCACACGAGCTTTTTTGCACAATCCACCGAGGTAGATATGCTACGAGGAGAGAGTGCCGTCTTATCATTTAGACTTCGCAACGCAAGCTACTTCTCCTTTCATATTCGAGAGATCGACGTTCTCCTCTCTACTGGTAAAGAGAGCGTCGCGCTATCAAAGCTCAAGCACGACGTGACGATGCACGCTAGGAAGCAAGCGAACTGGAAGCTGCCGATTACTGGTCTTGAGCGTGGTCATACGTATATCGTCGGTCAAGAGATCAAGGTTGAGTCGATCGGCGGTTTGTATGCATCAAAGCCAACCATTCATTTATCACCGGCGATTCCCGTCTACATTTTTCCTAGACACAGCCCTCTCGTTGTTTCTCAAAATACGAGTAAAGCCGCGGCGGAGGTTAGGGCCTATGATCCGTTTGAGGAGAAGGTGATGACGAAGGATTATGAGAACGGCGATGCCATTAAGGATATCTTTTGGAAAGAGCTTGCCGCGAAAAATCGCCTTGTGGTTAGGAAGCCACCTCCGACTGAAGCTCCAATCGCGACGCTTGTGTTGAGTCTTCATAACGAGACGAGCCCAAGTGGCTGGTCGAATATAGCCGAAGACTTGATCGAGGAGACTGCGAGCATTGCCCACACCTGGACGCAAGCTGGCAAGGTGTTTGAGGTGTATATCAATGATGATGCTGGTCGATACCGCTACGTTCACATTCCACCAAACGCTGGCAATCGTCATTTTACTGAGATCATGCGCGCACTCGCTCATTTGCGCTTCGGTAGTCGGCTTTATTCCGTGCGATTGCTTTTGGAAGAGCTACCTCACGATCGCGCTATTACTGTCATTGGGCACGTCCCTACCTCGGTGACGAAAGGTGGGAAGCGCTATGCGTAA
- the gatA gene encoding Asp-tRNA(Asn)/Glu-tRNA(Gln) amidotransferase subunit GatA has product MEWMDYSLKELQQRLHNKETTVTSLVEQAFARIEEVDEEVGAFLTLNKEAALDKAKQLDEKLERGEVDASKALFGMPIGVKDNIVTKGLRTTCASQLLANFIPMHDATVVEKLVEAETITVGKVNMDEFAMGSSNENSSFKTVKNPWDFSRVPGGSSGGSAAAVAAGEVPFTLGSDTGGSIRQPAAYCGVVGLKPTYGRVSRFGLVAFASSLDQIGPITRSVEDNAFLLQELAGHDNRDSTSANVDVPKYLHALTGDVKGLKIGVPKEYLSDGVSEGVREKIQEALDKLVELGATYEEVSLPHSKYALATYYLLASSEASANLARFDGIRYGVRKEDDNLIETYRKSRTDGFGEEVKRRIMLGTFALSTGYYDAYYKKAQRVRTLIKQDFEDLFIQYDVLIGPTAPTTAFKIGENLDDPLTMYANDILTIPVNLAGVPAISVPCGLVDGLPVGLQIIGRHFDEQMVYRVAHAFEQATDHHKQTPNLGGTTA; this is encoded by the coding sequence ATGGAATGGATGGATTATTCGCTGAAGGAACTCCAGCAGCGTTTACATAATAAGGAGACGACGGTTACGTCTCTAGTGGAGCAGGCTTTTGCTCGTATTGAAGAGGTAGATGAAGAGGTTGGGGCGTTTTTAACGCTTAATAAAGAAGCTGCGTTAGATAAAGCGAAGCAGCTTGATGAGAAGCTTGAGCGTGGCGAAGTAGACGCTAGTAAAGCGCTATTCGGCATGCCGATCGGTGTAAAAGATAATATCGTGACGAAGGGACTCCGTACAACGTGTGCGAGTCAGCTACTAGCAAACTTTATTCCGATGCATGATGCGACGGTTGTGGAGAAGCTTGTAGAGGCTGAAACGATTACTGTCGGGAAAGTAAACATGGATGAGTTTGCGATGGGGTCGTCGAACGAAAATTCTAGCTTTAAAACGGTGAAGAACCCATGGGACTTTTCACGCGTACCAGGCGGATCTAGCGGTGGCTCTGCTGCTGCTGTTGCAGCTGGCGAAGTACCGTTTACGCTTGGATCCGATACTGGTGGATCTATTCGTCAGCCTGCGGCGTACTGTGGCGTCGTTGGATTAAAGCCGACGTACGGTCGTGTGTCTCGATTTGGACTTGTTGCGTTTGCATCGTCATTAGACCAAATTGGCCCGATTACACGTTCAGTGGAAGACAATGCGTTTTTACTACAGGAGCTTGCTGGTCATGATAACCGTGACTCGACTTCTGCTAACGTGGATGTACCAAAATATTTACATGCGTTAACGGGTGACGTAAAAGGTCTTAAAATTGGTGTGCCGAAAGAGTACTTGAGCGACGGTGTTAGTGAAGGCGTTCGCGAAAAGATTCAAGAGGCTTTAGATAAGTTAGTGGAGCTTGGCGCAACGTATGAGGAAGTGTCACTTCCGCACTCTAAATATGCGCTTGCCACGTACTATCTACTCGCATCCTCGGAGGCGTCTGCGAACCTAGCTCGTTTTGACGGAATTCGTTACGGCGTGCGTAAAGAAGATGATAACCTCATCGAGACGTACCGTAAATCCCGTACGGATGGCTTTGGTGAAGAGGTGAAGCGTCGTATCATGCTTGGAACATTCGCGCTCAGCACGGGCTATTACGATGCCTACTATAAAAAGGCGCAGCGCGTTCGTACGCTGATTAAGCAGGATTTTGAGGATCTGTTTATCCAGTACGATGTGCTGATTGGTCCTACTGCTCCAACTACTGCCTTTAAGATTGGCGAAAATCTAGACGATCCGTTGACAATGTATGCAAACGATATTTTAACAATCCCAGTTAACCTTGCAGGTGTGCCAGCAATTAGCGTGCCGTGTGGGCTTGTTGATGGACTACCAGTTGGTCTTCAGATCATTGGTCGTCACTTTGATGAGCAAATGGTATACCGCGTTGCACACGCCTTTGAGCAAGCAACAGATCACCATAAACAAACGCCAAATCTGGGAGGAACAACAGCATGA